From Roseibium alexandrii DFL-11, the proteins below share one genomic window:
- a CDS encoding bifunctional diguanylate cyclase/phosphodiesterase yields MQPNATKFAPRDADPGPETTRRWHMDALKDIDVLKGGGTSHDEIHQLLAAIAYHEAGQRSTSIRLFLRDGGTGCFFLCAHHAALSDDTPPSVRSRFPDGFSAADLSNGKTLLGSFQTRFDESLEEREVPRSSCCVPILSDRSVLGALVFCCDTGQDYRGVDFSVPEALGHLIGLHISSKNPHGKAGDAPGQAPSLDRWQDQLLSLIEDQTIYSRTDRAGRILDANDALVALSGYSRVELVGSPHSLLNSGHHPPEFWHAFWQQISSGQTWRGEICNRTKTGDLYWLDSIVAPLKGADGRIENYISVRFDITERKRAEARIHQLAYFDTLTGLANRDGTLAHIRSCLCGPGGEDRIFALFYIDLDHFKAVNDKRGHATGDRVLAIAAQRLQSVCPTDVFLGRLGGDEFAAFCPVKTKQEAQAVSDLFQAALLEPIDVSGEQFALGLSVGIALAPYHAREADALLSRADMAMYQAKATGAGSVFYTQSLADALHRRQRVSDRFKLALEAGLFHLVFQPQVHLEDGSFEGCEVLIRWRDEELGAVPPSEFIPIAEELGLITKLGEWVLAQTCRHMSDWAARGLSVPGRVAINISAQELMSSGYVANLKETVASFGCDPNAFELEITEHGLMRDIWAGKETLNELEDLGFRIAIDDFGTGYSSLSYVKHFSADELKIDLSFVRDMMVDAASYAIVAATIAMAEKLGMQSVAEGVETKEQADALKAMKCPIAQGYYYSRPLEAQDFEDTWLIPAKGTT; encoded by the coding sequence ATGCAACCAAACGCCACCAAATTTGCCCCTCGGGACGCGGACCCTGGTCCTGAGACCACACGCCGTTGGCACATGGATGCGCTCAAGGACATAGATGTGCTTAAGGGCGGTGGGACTTCCCATGATGAGATCCACCAACTCTTGGCCGCGATTGCCTATCATGAGGCCGGGCAACGCAGCACCAGCATCCGCTTGTTCCTGCGGGACGGGGGCACGGGGTGTTTTTTCCTGTGTGCCCACCACGCCGCTCTTTCGGATGACACACCGCCCTCAGTGCGTTCGCGCTTTCCAGACGGTTTTTCAGCCGCAGACCTTTCGAACGGCAAGACACTTCTCGGGTCCTTCCAGACCCGCTTCGACGAATCACTGGAAGAGCGCGAGGTTCCCCGGTCTTCCTGCTGCGTTCCGATCCTTTCTGATCGGAGTGTTCTTGGCGCGTTGGTGTTTTGCTGTGATACCGGACAGGACTATCGGGGCGTCGACTTTTCGGTTCCAGAAGCACTCGGACATCTTATCGGGCTTCACATTTCGTCCAAAAATCCTCACGGCAAGGCCGGGGATGCGCCGGGTCAGGCGCCATCCTTGGATCGTTGGCAAGACCAATTGTTGTCCCTGATCGAAGACCAGACCATTTACAGCCGGACGGATCGCGCCGGCCGCATCCTGGATGCCAATGACGCGCTTGTTGCGCTCAGCGGGTACAGCCGGGTGGAGTTGGTCGGGTCCCCCCACAGTCTTTTGAATTCCGGTCATCATCCGCCAGAGTTCTGGCATGCGTTCTGGCAACAGATTTCTTCCGGGCAGACCTGGCGGGGTGAAATCTGCAATCGCACGAAAACCGGTGACCTTTATTGGTTGGACAGTATCGTCGCACCGCTTAAGGGCGCGGATGGGCGCATTGAAAACTACATTTCGGTCCGCTTCGATATCACGGAGCGCAAACGGGCCGAGGCGCGCATTCACCAGCTGGCCTATTTCGACACGCTCACCGGGCTTGCCAATCGGGACGGCACACTCGCTCACATTCGATCGTGCCTGTGCGGTCCGGGCGGTGAGGACAGGATATTCGCGCTGTTTTACATCGATCTCGATCATTTCAAGGCCGTCAACGACAAGCGGGGCCACGCCACGGGGGACCGTGTCCTTGCGATTGCAGCGCAGCGCCTTCAGTCGGTGTGCCCAACAGACGTGTTTCTTGGCCGGCTAGGCGGCGACGAGTTTGCGGCATTTTGTCCAGTCAAAACAAAACAAGAGGCCCAGGCCGTTTCGGATTTGTTTCAAGCGGCGCTGTTGGAGCCGATCGATGTCTCCGGCGAGCAATTTGCCCTGGGCCTGAGTGTCGGGATCGCGCTTGCCCCCTATCATGCGCGCGAGGCGGATGCTCTGCTGAGCCGGGCAGACATGGCCATGTACCAGGCCAAGGCGACCGGGGCGGGTTCGGTGTTTTACACCCAAAGCCTTGCTGATGCTCTGCATCGGCGCCAGCGTGTTTCAGACCGGTTCAAACTTGCGCTGGAGGCCGGCCTGTTTCACCTGGTGTTTCAGCCTCAGGTCCATCTTGAGGATGGCAGTTTCGAAGGGTGCGAGGTCTTGATCCGGTGGCGTGACGAAGAGCTGGGCGCCGTCCCGCCGTCAGAATTCATCCCGATTGCCGAAGAACTGGGTCTGATAACCAAGCTTGGGGAATGGGTGCTCGCACAGACTTGCCGGCATATGAGTGACTGGGCCGCCAGAGGTCTGTCTGTACCCGGGCGTGTCGCGATCAATATCTCGGCGCAGGAGCTGATGTCGTCCGGGTATGTTGCAAACCTCAAAGAGACCGTTGCATCGTTTGGTTGTGACCCAAATGCTTTTGAACTGGAAATTACCGAACATGGGCTGATGCGGGATATTTGGGCCGGCAAGGAGACCCTCAACGAACTGGAAGATCTCGGGTTTCGGATTGCGATCGATGACTTTGGCACAGGGTATTCGTCCCTGTCTTACGTGAAGCATTTTTCGGCCGACGAACTCAAGATCGACCTGTCGTTCGTCCGGGACATGATGGTCGACGCGGCCAGCTATGCGATCGTGGCGGCAACGATTGCCATGGCCGAAAAACTGGGCATGCAGAGCGTTGCAGAAGGGGTGGAAACCAAGGAGCAGGCCGATGCACTTAAGGCCATGAAGTGTCCCATCGCGCAGGGGTATTACTATTCGCGGCCACTTGAGGCCCAAGATTTTGAAGACACCTGGCTGATCCCGGCCAAGGGGACCACCTGA
- a CDS encoding ATP-binding protein → MRFDLADEVWMTALDAAQICITIADAKTPGRPLVYVNPAFLRQTGYSLEEAVGRNCGFLQGPDTDPHTVFQLRESLEAEMAICVEVLNYKKDGTPFWNALSISPIKTATGDLVAFVGFQTDVTDRRAASLEEQHSEKMAALGRFAGGIAHQVNSALQPVVSLPALIAPSLPMDKTEERDWLELIETSGKAARTLLKSVLAFSRGREFRDAKLFHPNEVFDLALRHLRIAAPPGVRITSSHRVRGTLALCGDPVALTNALVELGQNALDALDGAGEVRLSLEEVGNRVEICVQDTGPGLDARTRSRLFEPFYTTKPIGQGTGLGLALVHSTVEAFSGSIAVETRSGTGTRFVITLPVEPFLVPVSAAATV, encoded by the coding sequence ATGCGGTTTGACCTTGCGGACGAAGTCTGGATGACCGCGCTGGATGCAGCGCAGATCTGCATCACGATCGCCGATGCCAAGACACCCGGACGCCCTCTCGTTTATGTCAATCCCGCGTTTTTAAGGCAAACCGGCTATTCCCTTGAGGAAGCGGTTGGCCGCAACTGCGGTTTTCTCCAGGGGCCGGACACCGATCCGCACACGGTGTTTCAGCTTCGGGAAAGCCTTGAGGCCGAGATGGCCATCTGTGTGGAGGTGTTGAACTACAAGAAGGACGGAACACCGTTTTGGAACGCGCTGTCCATCAGCCCGATCAAGACCGCCACTGGGGATCTGGTTGCTTTCGTCGGTTTTCAAACCGATGTGACCGATCGACGGGCCGCGTCTTTGGAAGAACAACACTCGGAGAAAATGGCGGCGCTTGGGCGGTTTGCCGGCGGGATCGCCCATCAGGTCAACAGCGCGTTGCAGCCGGTTGTAAGTCTTCCGGCGCTAATCGCCCCCTCTCTTCCGATGGACAAAACAGAGGAACGGGACTGGCTCGAGTTGATCGAGACGAGCGGGAAAGCTGCCCGGACCCTTCTGAAATCAGTTCTGGCGTTTTCCCGTGGCCGGGAATTTCGGGACGCAAAGCTGTTTCATCCAAACGAGGTGTTTGATCTTGCGTTGCGGCATCTAAGAATCGCGGCGCCGCCGGGCGTGCGCATAACCTCCAGTCACCGCGTCCGGGGCACTTTGGCGCTTTGTGGCGATCCGGTGGCGTTGACCAACGCGCTTGTTGAACTTGGGCAGAATGCACTGGATGCGCTGGACGGGGCAGGGGAGGTCCGCCTCAGTCTTGAGGAGGTCGGGAATCGGGTCGAGATCTGCGTGCAGGACACGGGGCCAGGTCTGGATGCGCGTACTCGATCGCGGCTGTTTGAGCCCTTTTACACGACAAAACCGATCGGTCAGGGCACCGGTCTCGGATTGGCACTTGTGCACAGCACGGTCGAGGCCTTTTCCGGATCGATCGCCGTTGAGACCCGGTCCGGCACCGGAACCCGTTTTGTGATCACGCTGCCCGTTGAACCCTTCCTAGTTCCCGTTTCAGCGGCCGCAACCGTGTAG
- a CDS encoding response regulator, producing the protein MAHILVVDDVEGVRRSIAAGLKRAGHTVDEADSGVSALSTLRSVKPDLVITDMLMPEMDGLDLIDEIKSGSAGPYPVLAISGGGSFVSTGDALKVAETTADGILEKPFDSTELDAAVRALLGEVQK; encoded by the coding sequence ATGGCGCATATTCTTGTTGTTGATGATGTCGAAGGCGTGCGGAGATCAATTGCGGCCGGCTTAAAACGCGCCGGCCATACGGTCGACGAAGCCGACTCTGGCGTTTCGGCGCTCTCAACGCTCAGATCCGTCAAACCGGATCTTGTTATCACGGATATGCTGATGCCCGAAATGGACGGTCTCGATCTCATCGACGAGATCAAGTCCGGTTCCGCGGGGCCCTATCCGGTTCTTGCCATCTCCGGGGGCGGCAGTTTTGTGTCGACGGGCGATGCGCTCAAAGTTGCCGAGACGACCGCTGACGGAATTCTCGAAAAACCTTTTGACAGCACCGAACTTGACGCCGCCGTGCGCGCACTTCTCGGCGAGGTTCAAAAATGA
- a CDS encoding methyl-accepting chemotaxis protein, whose product MTLHSLSISWKVGLGLSVLVLALVGLAAKATLTLSKIDANFSYYQRAAAEAERAVDLKAATQAFVGSAKEYIARNTEARYQSAQERFETVHGKLDAALEVAHGDFETAALAAQSLLGPTRQSFSEFAVFRNDRNDLTETALPALADRFESLLAGFADQGHQGADAALLHLMRAKFHTYRYLTRYDGAQLDAAAKAVADLEDALQDLPDSPDRSSALGMTAEFSDALGHLTRTVEKEATASAAFFDQGVRPLLASAERMADIAHGYEQEVATRIAAEKQSALWTVSLVVGLALLLAGAVTVWLRRTVSQPIKRMTDLMGKIAAEEPDVEIPGTLRQDEIGAMARALEVFDKAGRDRRALQEEQAHTRAEARKRQDEIDQLVAMFGKTVQHVLGQLRNAFDGMGKSSTSLVASADDNVDNAGRVASSVDRTADNTRGAAAATQELSSSIEEISSQISKARDMADNAAGVAAEVGDRVGDLGGAIDRISSVVDSIRAISEQTNLLALNATIEAARAGEAGKGFAVVASEVKQLASQTTLATEEVAEAVALVRHSSHEAVSATDQIKAAVNALNEVSQSVAAATTEQQAATEEIARAVQMVSHETDTIQEDMKAVFGTGQSTRSVAGDVRMAAERLVADTNEFSDEVVLFLDGLGQNTVREKIERRSLRVDARLTADGQTQPAVIETMSPASLELCVQTPPSPATKLELDIPGLGYVRGRVADVQGNRVFVQLPLDRESVERTARYLKVA is encoded by the coding sequence ATGACACTGCACAGCCTGTCTATCAGTTGGAAGGTCGGCCTTGGCTTGTCCGTTCTTGTCTTGGCCCTGGTTGGACTTGCTGCGAAAGCGACCCTGACACTTTCCAAGATAGATGCAAATTTCAGCTATTATCAGCGTGCGGCGGCAGAGGCTGAGCGGGCGGTTGATCTGAAAGCGGCAACGCAGGCGTTTGTCGGTTCAGCCAAAGAGTATATCGCCCGCAACACGGAGGCGCGATACCAGTCCGCTCAGGAGCGTTTTGAAACCGTCCATGGCAAACTCGATGCAGCTCTTGAGGTGGCGCATGGGGATTTTGAAACTGCCGCACTTGCGGCCCAGTCCCTGCTGGGCCCCACCCGGCAAAGCTTCAGTGAGTTTGCTGTTTTCAGAAATGACCGGAACGATCTCACCGAAACTGCGCTCCCAGCACTTGCCGACCGGTTTGAATCCCTGCTGGCGGGTTTCGCAGATCAAGGACATCAAGGCGCAGACGCTGCCCTGCTCCATCTGATGCGGGCGAAGTTTCACACCTACAGGTACCTGACGCGCTACGACGGGGCACAGCTTGATGCCGCCGCCAAGGCCGTCGCTGACCTGGAAGATGCCTTGCAGGACCTGCCCGACAGCCCGGATCGCAGCTCCGCACTTGGCATGACTGCGGAGTTCTCGGACGCCCTCGGACACCTGACCCGAACCGTTGAGAAGGAGGCAACGGCTTCCGCCGCATTTTTTGATCAGGGCGTGCGGCCCTTGCTCGCCTCAGCGGAACGTATGGCCGACATCGCGCATGGTTATGAGCAGGAGGTTGCGACGCGGATTGCTGCGGAAAAACAGAGTGCCTTGTGGACCGTCAGCCTGGTGGTGGGCCTCGCTCTGCTGCTTGCGGGCGCTGTGACCGTTTGGCTTCGCCGTACAGTGTCGCAGCCCATCAAGCGCATGACCGACCTCATGGGAAAAATCGCCGCCGAGGAGCCGGATGTAGAGATCCCTGGAACATTGCGCCAGGACGAGATCGGTGCCATGGCGCGGGCCTTGGAAGTGTTCGACAAGGCCGGCCGGGACCGACGTGCCCTTCAGGAGGAACAGGCGCATACACGCGCGGAGGCACGAAAGCGCCAGGACGAAATCGATCAGCTGGTGGCGATGTTCGGAAAAACCGTTCAACATGTCCTCGGTCAATTGCGCAATGCCTTTGATGGCATGGGCAAAAGTTCGACCAGCCTGGTGGCGTCAGCCGATGACAACGTGGACAATGCCGGCCGGGTCGCCTCAAGTGTTGACCGCACCGCAGACAACACCCGCGGGGCCGCAGCAGCCACCCAAGAACTTTCCTCTTCCATTGAAGAGATCAGCTCCCAAATCTCCAAGGCCCGCGACATGGCTGACAATGCCGCGGGCGTTGCCGCGGAAGTGGGAGATCGGGTTGGCGATCTTGGCGGAGCGATCGACCGGATTTCTTCCGTGGTGGACTCAATCCGGGCGATCTCGGAACAAACCAATCTTCTGGCCCTCAATGCAACCATCGAGGCTGCGCGCGCGGGCGAGGCGGGCAAGGGATTTGCGGTCGTCGCTTCTGAAGTCAAACAACTTGCCAGCCAGACCACGCTCGCCACGGAGGAGGTGGCGGAGGCTGTCGCCCTGGTGCGCCACTCCAGCCACGAGGCCGTGTCGGCCACCGACCAGATCAAAGCCGCGGTTAATGCCCTGAATGAGGTGTCGCAATCCGTGGCCGCAGCAACCACGGAACAGCAGGCCGCGACCGAGGAAATCGCGCGCGCCGTTCAAATGGTCAGTCATGAAACCGATACGATCCAGGAAGATATGAAAGCGGTTTTCGGAACAGGCCAATCCACGCGCAGCGTCGCTGGCGACGTGCGCATGGCCGCCGAACGCCTGGTCGCGGACACCAACGAGTTTTCTGACGAAGTGGTCCTTTTTCTCGATGGGTTGGGTCAGAATACGGTGCGCGAGAAAATCGAGCGCAGATCCCTGCGTGTCGATGCGAGACTGACCGCCGACGGCCAAACCCAGCCTGCCGTGATTGAGACAATGTCGCCTGCCTCGCTGGAACTGTGCGTTCAGACACCTCCGTCCCCGGCGACCAAGCTGGAGCTCGATATCCCGGGACTGGGTTATGTCCGGGGCCGGGTTGCCGATGTTCAGGGCAACCGGGTCTTTGTGCAGCTGCCGCTCGATCGCGAGAGTGTGGAACGCACCGCAAGATATCTGAAAGTCGCTTAG
- a CDS encoding sensor domain-containing protein gives MSAKNGTRNGIEATARQILGLADVFQWRSNAQHYLTNAEPDASKDDRALITTHWVGKQLWDLPVTLDQQQQLRKRLAIHKPLERMRFRVRHAGQELVDIDLSGLPVFAPSGAFQGYEGVWQVAHRRLVSEMETRRIKGLELAVNKPIIVTDRSGLIEWVSPAFTTLTGYALEEVVGKTPGSFLQCAETDPETVLEIGTAVRAGQPIRRQILNQRKTGEQYWFDVSIQPIAGADGACEGFVAVQPDVTDLVRAREQFRDLLVNLPAGVIHTDETGLVVDCNLEACRILNKTREALLSRSLTDAIVRLFNRDGSALHSCQNPALRILENGDRIENEVFGIGFADGQKKFIRVSSAPTWNVLEQRQEHVFSFIDVTQDEEGRQRLEQTTDLLHEVVETIPDALAAFDADDRLILFNENYLKTYQASAPAIKLGAQFEDILRYGLEHGQYGEVGDHPEDKTAWLSRRLAAHTAKTPPKALQKLGNDRWLQIRERRSASGTVVGVRTDITSLKRAEENAHIAARTDSLTGLSNRRVLLNVLEARARQKDRCCALFLIDLDHFKLVNDTYGHEAGDALLCATAERLRQLAGPEDLCVRLGGDEFALFVASIEPAQDLPDIASRIMSSLNRPVELCGRTYRPVQSIGGTLIETEPLDADAIVRHADAALYAAKQAGGGVFRLFDSDIGQKQDRFNTLAQALKSAVYLTRSTSCFSHRSMLSRAE, from the coding sequence GTGTCTGCGAAAAACGGAACGCGAAACGGGATTGAGGCGACGGCCCGTCAGATCTTGGGGCTGGCAGATGTTTTTCAATGGCGGTCGAATGCACAGCACTATCTGACCAACGCCGAGCCGGACGCTTCCAAAGATGACCGGGCCTTGATCACCACTCACTGGGTCGGCAAACAGCTGTGGGATCTTCCGGTGACTTTGGATCAGCAACAGCAGCTGCGCAAGCGCCTTGCCATCCACAAACCGTTGGAACGGATGCGCTTTCGTGTTCGGCATGCGGGCCAAGAGCTGGTCGACATCGATCTGAGCGGTTTGCCCGTGTTTGCGCCCTCGGGCGCGTTTCAAGGCTATGAGGGTGTCTGGCAAGTGGCCCATCGGAGACTTGTCTCCGAGATGGAAACCCGCCGGATCAAGGGGCTGGAACTTGCCGTCAACAAGCCGATTATCGTCACGGACCGCTCGGGATTGATCGAATGGGTCAGTCCTGCCTTCACGACGCTGACGGGCTATGCTCTTGAGGAGGTTGTCGGCAAAACACCTGGGTCTTTCTTGCAGTGTGCGGAAACAGATCCCGAAACCGTCCTTGAAATCGGAACGGCTGTACGGGCGGGACAGCCGATCCGCAGGCAAATCCTCAATCAGCGCAAGACGGGCGAGCAGTACTGGTTCGATGTCAGCATTCAGCCGATCGCCGGCGCAGACGGTGCATGCGAGGGGTTTGTCGCCGTTCAACCAGACGTCACAGATCTTGTTCGTGCCCGGGAACAGTTTCGCGATCTTCTGGTCAACCTTCCCGCCGGCGTGATCCACACCGATGAAACGGGTCTCGTGGTCGATTGCAATCTCGAGGCGTGCCGGATCCTCAACAAGACCCGAGAGGCTCTTTTGTCGCGGTCCCTGACAGATGCGATCGTCCGCCTTTTCAATCGTGACGGATCTGCTCTCCACTCTTGCCAGAACCCTGCTCTTCGCATCCTTGAGAACGGGGACCGGATTGAAAATGAAGTCTTCGGGATCGGCTTCGCCGATGGTCAAAAGAAATTCATTCGCGTCAGCTCAGCGCCGACCTGGAATGTATTGGAGCAGCGTCAGGAACACGTTTTCAGTTTCATTGATGTGACCCAAGACGAGGAGGGACGGCAACGGCTTGAGCAAACCACGGATCTTCTGCATGAGGTTGTCGAGACCATCCCGGATGCCCTTGCAGCCTTTGATGCAGACGACCGCCTGATCCTTTTCAATGAAAACTACCTCAAGACGTATCAGGCCTCTGCCCCGGCCATAAAGCTGGGGGCACAGTTTGAGGATATTCTTCGCTACGGGCTGGAGCACGGGCAATACGGGGAGGTGGGCGATCATCCCGAAGACAAGACCGCTTGGCTCTCCCGGCGTCTTGCAGCTCACACGGCGAAGACACCCCCCAAAGCCCTTCAAAAACTGGGAAATGACAGGTGGCTTCAGATCCGCGAACGCCGCAGCGCCTCGGGGACCGTGGTGGGTGTGCGTACGGACATTACGAGCTTGAAGCGGGCCGAAGAAAACGCACATATTGCCGCACGTACGGATTCACTCACGGGCCTTTCAAACCGTAGGGTCCTTCTTAACGTGCTGGAGGCGCGCGCGCGGCAAAAGGATCGCTGCTGTGCGCTGTTTCTGATCGATCTCGATCACTTCAAGCTCGTGAACGACACTTACGGTCACGAGGCGGGTGACGCCTTGTTGTGTGCCACCGCCGAACGCCTCCGACAGCTGGCCGGGCCAGAGGATCTTTGCGTGCGTCTTGGCGGCGATGAGTTTGCCCTGTTCGTGGCCTCTATCGAACCGGCGCAGGATCTCCCGGACATTGCCAGCAGGATCATGTCCAGTCTCAATCGTCCCGTCGAGCTCTGTGGACGAACTTATCGGCCTGTGCAGTCGATCGGCGGCACCCTCATTGAAACAGAGCCGTTGGATGCCGACGCGATCGTTAGGCATGCGGATGCTGCGCTATATGCTGCAAAACAGGCTGGCGGTGGGGTCTTTCGTCTTTTTGATTCTGACATCGGGCAGAAGCAAGATCGCTTCAACACCCTTGCCCAGGCGTTGAAAAGTGCGGTGTATCTGACCAGATCGACGTCGTGTTTCAGCCACAGGTCGATGTTGTCACGGGCGGAATAA
- a CDS encoding EAL domain-containing protein: MFQPQVDVVTGGISGFEALARWTLNRTAIPPFEFVQIAEDTGLGEALGTAIMTKVLHLARRFLLPPGSGVTIALNLATSQLRSARFFERLILSLEANGVSPSSLELEIPETVLLDRHQGEILNNLRKARSLGIGVALDDFGTGFASLSHVTELPLTGLKLDKSFVRRMKRDRGSAVIAGSIIAMAKGLDLSCVAEGVETEDELHFLKDLGCTLVQGYYTGRPVPAAVAADLL; this comes from the coding sequence GTGTTTCAGCCACAGGTCGATGTTGTCACGGGCGGAATAAGCGGGTTTGAGGCCCTTGCCCGCTGGACACTAAACAGAACGGCGATCCCCCCCTTTGAATTCGTGCAGATTGCCGAGGATACCGGTCTGGGGGAGGCCCTCGGCACAGCGATCATGACCAAAGTTCTTCATCTCGCCCGGCGCTTTTTGTTGCCGCCGGGGTCCGGAGTGACCATTGCGCTCAATCTGGCGACATCACAGCTCAGATCGGCGCGTTTCTTCGAGCGTTTGATCCTGTCGCTTGAGGCAAATGGCGTTTCGCCTAGCTCTCTGGAGCTGGAAATTCCGGAAACGGTGTTGCTCGATCGACATCAAGGCGAGATCCTCAACAACTTGCGGAAGGCCCGGAGCTTGGGCATTGGCGTGGCTCTCGATGATTTCGGTACCGGGTTCGCCTCGCTGAGCCATGTTACCGAACTTCCCCTGACGGGATTGAAACTTGACAAGTCCTTCGTGCGGCGGATGAAGCGGGACCGTGGGTCCGCCGTGATTGCCGGGTCGATCATCGCAATGGCAAAGGGACTGGACCTCAGTTGCGTGGCCGAGGGGGTCGAGACTGAAGACGAACTGCACTTCCTCAAAGATCTTGGATGCACTCTTGTCCAAGGGTATTACACCGGCCGGCCTGTTCCAGCCGCTGTGGCCGCAGACCTTCTTTAA
- a CDS encoding sensor domain-containing diguanylate cyclase, with the protein MSKPHNQPVTYEDLQRLEVYGSALRQMRKMQFDGIPVPDHVSGPLDTFGEELAELGDWLEQRFEQFHKLQTLSEEIGSELFAENVLDRIYKTFSTLIPYDRIGCALLEENGARVRAFWAKADYPDMRISKNYAASMSGSSLQTILATGEPRIINDLEAYQRDNPGSKATRTILAEGILSNLTCPLIANGKPLGFLFFSSREKNTYRDLHHDIFLQIAGQVSVLIEKSLLYQQLYELNGQLMEAHQKLKDQAMHDALTGVLNRGAIFNLLESELCKAARTQAPLVVIMADLDHFKSINDRFGHLAGDEVLRTVAATIKDTLRGYDHVGRYGGEEFLILLSGTDTNMAVDVAERIRGTVANLEIMHKDGPIRPTISQGLALSDPSGTAEQVIARADAALYKAKEDGRNCHRLAPNG; encoded by the coding sequence ATGAGCAAACCCCATAACCAGCCCGTGACATATGAAGACCTTCAGCGTTTGGAGGTCTATGGTTCGGCCCTACGCCAGATGCGCAAGATGCAGTTTGATGGCATCCCCGTTCCCGATCACGTCAGCGGGCCGCTGGATACCTTTGGCGAGGAACTGGCCGAGCTCGGCGATTGGCTCGAACAGCGGTTTGAACAGTTTCACAAACTGCAGACGTTGTCGGAGGAAATCGGCAGCGAACTGTTTGCCGAAAACGTTCTGGACCGCATCTACAAGACATTCTCCACTCTAATCCCCTATGACCGGATCGGCTGCGCGCTTTTGGAAGAAAATGGCGCGCGGGTCCGGGCCTTTTGGGCAAAGGCGGATTATCCGGATATGCGCATCAGCAAGAACTACGCAGCGTCCATGTCGGGCAGCAGCCTTCAAACCATTCTTGCCACCGGAGAGCCACGCATCATCAACGATCTGGAGGCCTATCAGAGGGACAACCCGGGATCCAAGGCAACACGCACGATCCTGGCCGAGGGGATCTTGTCGAACCTGACATGCCCATTGATTGCAAATGGCAAACCGTTGGGCTTTTTATTCTTTTCCAGCCGGGAGAAGAACACCTATCGGGATTTGCACCATGACATCTTCTTGCAGATCGCCGGTCAGGTGTCGGTGCTGATTGAAAAGAGCCTCTTGTACCAGCAGCTTTACGAACTCAACGGCCAGTTGATGGAGGCCCATCAAAAGCTGAAGGACCAGGCGATGCATGACGCCCTGACCGGAGTGCTCAACCGCGGCGCCATCTTCAATCTGCTGGAAAGCGAGCTGTGCAAGGCGGCCCGCACACAAGCCCCCCTTGTGGTGATCATGGCGGATCTCGACCATTTCAAGAGCATCAATGACCGCTTCGGCCATCTGGCCGGCGACGAGGTCTTAAGGACGGTGGCAGCGACCATCAAAGACACCTTGCGCGGCTATGACCACGTCGGACGGTATGGCGGTGAAGAATTTCTCATTTTGCTGAGTGGGACCGACACAAACATGGCCGTCGACGTTGCCGAACGGATCCGCGGAACGGTCGCAAACCTCGAAATTATGCATAAGGACGGGCCCATACGCCCGACGATCAGCCAGGGGCTGGCGCTGTCCGACCCCTCTGGCACGGCCGAGCAAGTCATCGCCCGCGCAGATGCGGCCCTTTACAAGGCCAAGGAAGACGGCCGCAATTGCCATAGGCTGGCCCCGAACGGCTGA